In Felis catus isolate Fca126 chromosome A2, F.catus_Fca126_mat1.0, whole genome shotgun sequence, the following proteins share a genomic window:
- the LOC123384136 gene encoding MAP/microtubule affinity-regulating kinase 3-like — protein MKLTQYILTGKQSDVKFIRKTQEDPAGLQGLCREAQNMKTSSHPNIVKSLEVINRKKSLVLLSKYVSRDKLCDDFTHHGQVTEEVPDKFCQLLSVVEYCHQQGMIGGDQKLETLLFDKKLKQREHTPSANTWSLGVVWYCLATGFEPFEGEVFWEAERNMENREHSAWIFMSLGSENLWYTLTTIQPKISTPTTVRSWSSIATCSSTGLSSEQSSLTSEGTSIGTTISGPRCNSPATNSDTSSEYRQPGRMSLEPKNRVLKTLGKFKNLFKKHNKIEPQKKCK, from the exons ATGAAGCTGACCCAGTACATCCTAACCGGGAAGCAGTCTGATGTGAAGTTCATCAGGAAAACCCAGGAGGACCCCGCTGGCCTCCAGGGACTTTGTCGTGAAGCCCAGAATATGAAGACCTCAAGTCACCCAAATATTGTCAAGTCACTCGAGGTGATCAACAGGAAGAAATCGTTAGTcctcctttcaaaatatgtaagcAGAGACAAGCTGTGTGACGATTTTACGCACCATGGCCAAGTGACGGAGGAGGTTCCAGACAAATTCTGCCAGCTGTTATCGGTTGTGGAGTACTGCCACCAACAAGGTATGATCGGCGGGGATCAGAAGCTGGAGACACTGCTTTTTGACAAGAAGCTGAAG CAAAGGGAGCACACCCCTTCCGCAAACACTTGGAGCCTGGGGGTGGTTTGGTACTGCTTGGCCACCGGGTTTGAGCCGTTTGAGGGGGAAGTCTTCTGGGAAGCGGAACGAAATATGGAAAACAGGGAACACAGTGCTTGGATTTTCATGTCCCTGGGGAGTGAAAACCTGTGGTACACGTTGACAACCATCCAGCCCAAGATCAGCACACCAACCACAGTCCGCTCCTGGAGCTCCATCGCAACCTGTTCCAGCACAGGCCTGTCCTCAGAGCAGAGTAGTCTGACCTCCGAAGGGACCAGCATAGGGACCACGATCAGCGGGCCCAGATGCAACTCACCAGCCACAAACTCCGACACCAGCAGTGAATACAGGCAGCCAGGGAGGATGTCCCTAGAGCCAAAAAATCGGGTTCTCAAAACTCTTGGTAAATtcaaaaatttattcaaaaaacacaataaaatagaaccccaaaaaaaatgcaaataa